The Candidatus Manganitrophus noduliformans genome includes a window with the following:
- a CDS encoding conjugal transfer protein TraH: MPRKFLIVIFIVLIPAWIHAGWVDDWIDQKTETSPGYFEGQKRGYFNGGSFSARWYNSNDYIASLNPPRVKTGCGGIDVFGGAVSFLDFDRLVQKLQAMLTNAPAVAFDLAFNTLCEPCAKSIKSFEAITDTLNQLQFNDCQASQVLVAKTFQGMGAENAQIRAMAESDYTLNRGLQTLRAKLTDTWKSNNNQQTVNDNAQIAGCPTGLKEIFATPGKTVLQAIAEKKAYPTEYIDLARGFTGDIGITEITSPNGTRQIEPILIPPCEQNKEGAIDNFFTGQAYLRPADGSACRLITDANANLNQWAGNKLQGIVNKMRSGLALAPDEEGFINTLPLPAYSALKVAVISDQPGSTIAILSNITARAYAFNMMSDLYHLSLQSLYTARSVISAQGQAAQSDCQIDLMAPAIAQTEKLVVQIHASVEEIQRAYAAIAGEINTIMEVSARLEQFNDIARASLSQMFRPSLANRAIGR, translated from the coding sequence ATGCCTAGGAAATTTCTGATCGTAATATTTATTGTTTTAATCCCTGCCTGGATACACGCCGGCTGGGTCGATGACTGGATCGATCAGAAAACAGAGACTTCGCCCGGATACTTCGAGGGGCAGAAGCGGGGCTACTTCAACGGCGGCAGCTTCTCCGCCCGGTGGTACAACAGCAACGATTACATCGCCAGCCTCAATCCGCCGCGGGTGAAGACCGGCTGCGGCGGCATCGACGTCTTTGGAGGGGCCGTCTCATTTCTCGATTTCGACCGTCTGGTCCAGAAGCTTCAAGCGATGCTGACCAACGCCCCGGCCGTCGCTTTCGATCTCGCCTTCAATACGCTCTGTGAGCCGTGCGCCAAATCGATCAAATCGTTCGAGGCGATCACCGATACCCTCAATCAGCTTCAGTTCAACGACTGCCAGGCCTCTCAGGTCCTGGTGGCGAAGACCTTTCAAGGCATGGGCGCAGAGAATGCGCAGATCCGGGCCATGGCCGAAAGCGACTACACCCTCAACCGCGGACTGCAGACCTTGCGCGCGAAACTCACCGACACCTGGAAGAGTAATAACAACCAGCAGACGGTCAACGATAACGCTCAGATCGCGGGCTGCCCCACCGGCCTCAAAGAGATCTTCGCCACTCCCGGAAAGACCGTGCTTCAGGCCATCGCCGAGAAAAAAGCCTATCCCACGGAATACATCGACCTCGCCCGCGGGTTTACCGGCGATATCGGCATCACGGAGATCACCTCGCCGAATGGAACCAGGCAAATCGAGCCAATTCTCATCCCCCCGTGCGAGCAGAACAAGGAAGGAGCGATCGACAACTTCTTCACGGGGCAGGCGTATCTGCGGCCGGCCGACGGGAGCGCCTGCCGGCTCATCACCGACGCGAACGCGAACTTGAATCAATGGGCAGGAAATAAACTCCAGGGAATCGTGAATAAGATGCGATCGGGGTTGGCCCTTGCTCCCGACGAAGAGGGCTTTATCAACACCCTCCCACTTCCGGCCTACTCCGCGCTGAAGGTGGCGGTGATTTCCGATCAGCCGGGGAGCACCATCGCGATCCTGTCGAACATCACCGCCCGCGCCTACGCCTTCAATATGATGTCGGACCTCTATCATCTCTCCTTGCAGAGTCTCTATACCGCGCGATCGGTGATATCGGCCCAGGGGCAGGCCGCGCAATCCGACTGCCAGATCGATCTGATGGCGCCGGCGATTGCACAGACGGAGAAGCTGGTCGTGCAGATTCATGCCTCGGTGGAGGAGATCCAGCGGGCGTACGCCGCGATAGCCGGAGAGATCAACACCATCATGGAGGTGTCCGCCCGGCTCGAGCAGTTCAACGACATCGCCCGCGCCTCCTTATCCCAGATGTTCCGGCCCTCTCTGGCGAATCGGGCCATCGGAAGGTAG
- a CDS encoding conjugal transfer protein TraG N-terminal domain-containing protein — MKKSFHVPPLVFLVVILSHSTSHAIEMEYYTYNGFNAVVSAFTKIALIFSDADYKGLFFTVIVLGILMGGVVVYFLALSGARVTPLSWTWPVGIGITLYLALVLPKGTLHIYDPVKNQYQPVGGIPDGLVALIGALNKVERGLIDIVSNAADPVGYQQQAGGVGFDMLLNIQSKGVLLSDQYIHLSLRKYVEDCLYFEVARPGTTLTINDLANNADFIPLFRKGASPAIYTTFYEDAKPEGRTLKCSEAMPAIEAKITNPSLFENTSQARCADAGFDPSIPSEYNQCKGTFTSLVNWVQGAVFDATQIYRQNAMAQSLSSVAQLASPDTAIAVLAGRDTGTSLLSTGVVANEWIPIIRAVITAIAIGLLPFLVIFIPTPLFGKAVTLIAGFFIWLTAWGVTDAIAHQFAIDYAVKAFAEVRQYQLGLTAISTFGTASLKTLAAFGAIRWSGLMLATVITTMLVRFGGHALSMLAGEITGSPRHAAQAAGRVATPEGAADIVSALENAPPVMANAYRFDFGQRTHARANTMAKSTGEGLGLVDADSAFEVGGIQGQSARGSAYGTKQFASDVAGGDVVSASMQSQYFRQSSLYGESQGRFDLARQLLGIRTPTEAAAFNTTGRTITPEMAAVASKQGYKGVIPGMHLTEIGFDPKSGKAASISFAGPVTEGNIDAVREVASNAGHQDAASMLKPGMIASYSIDPQSGKGTFNATDTTSVKSEDFAEKTFSAGKGLTVDTPYGSYQLRSGKVQQVGGQLYINGTSEDGRKIALEGSLRDAYRLIPGIKQSADGTAYYSTDPDAVGYELQMKAVDHGEDGDLRTGVMKDRDGNITGIGLNLTRAQIEGGVHGYETLNSEELKGLAKTLRSQGGSNQAVNTLEYLADRGMSANVQYSYPAHGGKMGQLAVTNEKTGKTMDFALSQSGWEEISKAHSSSLSGSRNISEDIDKSTVDHGVGIGSAMQMALNRDPAIARFVSDHTLAKYKPETFDANVAATAKDLARDVGGFLKRNGASVGYAEGSAGLRVFGIGGAAGRKSIEEESNNLLATEYDQRIRQSVGEAKEQELGRDDTERYVAGKVGEFTQGLYDQARTASSLDYGASAPGAGVRRAIESIPFDPKRIDVDELKNRPD, encoded by the coding sequence ATGAAAAAGAGTTTTCACGTTCCGCCGCTTGTCTTTCTTGTTGTGATCCTGTCGCACTCGACCTCCCATGCGATCGAAATGGAGTACTACACTTACAACGGCTTTAATGCGGTGGTCAGCGCGTTCACAAAGATCGCGCTGATCTTCAGCGACGCCGATTATAAGGGCCTCTTCTTCACGGTGATCGTGCTGGGAATCCTCATGGGAGGGGTGGTGGTCTATTTTCTCGCCCTCTCGGGGGCCCGCGTCACGCCCCTTTCCTGGACCTGGCCGGTCGGCATCGGGATCACCCTCTATCTGGCCCTGGTCTTACCGAAGGGAACGCTCCACATCTATGATCCGGTGAAAAACCAATATCAGCCGGTCGGAGGGATTCCGGACGGCCTGGTCGCGCTCATCGGCGCCCTCAACAAGGTCGAACGGGGCCTGATCGATATCGTTTCCAACGCTGCCGACCCGGTCGGGTATCAGCAGCAGGCGGGCGGGGTCGGCTTCGACATGCTTCTGAACATCCAGTCCAAAGGGGTGCTGCTGTCGGACCAGTATATTCACCTGTCGCTGAGAAAATATGTCGAGGATTGTCTCTATTTCGAGGTGGCGCGTCCCGGAACGACCCTCACCATCAACGATCTGGCCAATAATGCCGACTTCATCCCCCTCTTCAGGAAGGGGGCGAGCCCCGCGATCTATACGACCTTTTACGAAGACGCCAAACCGGAGGGGAGGACTCTGAAATGCTCGGAGGCGATGCCCGCGATCGAGGCGAAGATCACGAATCCCTCCCTCTTTGAGAACACCTCCCAAGCGAGGTGCGCCGATGCGGGATTCGATCCGAGTATTCCGAGCGAATACAACCAGTGCAAAGGGACGTTCACGAGCCTGGTCAACTGGGTCCAGGGAGCGGTGTTCGACGCCACACAGATCTACCGGCAGAATGCGATGGCTCAGTCGCTCTCCTCCGTGGCGCAATTGGCCAGCCCCGATACGGCGATCGCTGTCCTGGCCGGACGAGACACCGGGACCTCCCTGCTCTCGACAGGGGTGGTGGCCAACGAGTGGATTCCGATCATCCGGGCCGTCATCACGGCGATTGCGATCGGGTTGCTTCCCTTTCTGGTGATCTTCATTCCGACCCCGCTCTTCGGCAAGGCGGTGACGCTGATCGCGGGGTTCTTTATCTGGCTGACCGCCTGGGGAGTGACCGACGCCATCGCCCATCAATTTGCGATCGATTATGCCGTAAAGGCCTTTGCGGAAGTACGACAGTATCAACTCGGGCTCACCGCCATCTCCACATTCGGGACCGCCTCATTAAAGACCCTCGCCGCGTTCGGGGCGATTCGCTGGTCCGGTCTGATGCTCGCCACCGTGATCACGACCATGCTGGTTCGGTTCGGAGGCCATGCGCTCAGCATGCTGGCGGGAGAGATCACCGGCTCTCCCCGGCACGCGGCCCAGGCGGCCGGGAGAGTGGCGACTCCCGAGGGAGCGGCCGACATTGTCAGCGCTTTAGAGAATGCGCCCCCGGTGATGGCCAATGCCTATAGATTTGATTTTGGGCAAAGGACCCATGCCAGAGCGAATACGATGGCCAAAAGCACGGGCGAGGGGTTGGGGTTGGTGGACGCCGATTCGGCGTTCGAGGTCGGCGGCATTCAGGGGCAGTCCGCGCGCGGCTCGGCGTACGGAACAAAGCAATTTGCATCGGATGTCGCCGGAGGAGATGTCGTCTCGGCGAGCATGCAATCGCAGTATTTCAGGCAGAGCTCTTTATACGGAGAGAGTCAGGGTCGGTTTGATTTGGCCCGTCAACTCCTGGGGATTCGGACGCCGACGGAAGCCGCTGCTTTCAACACCACCGGCCGTACGATCACGCCGGAGATGGCCGCTGTCGCATCCAAGCAAGGCTACAAAGGGGTGATCCCCGGAATGCATCTGACGGAGATCGGCTTTGATCCGAAGTCGGGAAAGGCCGCCTCCATCTCCTTTGCCGGTCCTGTGACGGAGGGCAATATCGATGCGGTGAGGGAAGTCGCCTCGAATGCGGGACATCAGGATGCGGCCTCGATGTTAAAACCGGGCATGATCGCAAGCTACTCCATCGATCCTCAGAGCGGAAAGGGGACTTTCAACGCCACCGACACCACCTCGGTGAAGAGCGAGGACTTCGCGGAGAAGACATTCTCCGCCGGAAAGGGGCTTACGGTGGATACGCCCTATGGCAGCTATCAATTGAGATCCGGAAAAGTCCAGCAGGTCGGAGGCCAACTCTATATCAATGGGACTTCCGAGGACGGCAGGAAAATCGCTTTGGAAGGATCCCTGAGGGACGCCTATCGTCTGATCCCTGGAATAAAACAGAGTGCCGACGGCACGGCCTATTACAGCACCGATCCCGATGCAGTCGGGTATGAGCTTCAGATGAAGGCGGTGGATCATGGAGAGGATGGGGATCTGAGAACCGGCGTGATGAAAGACCGGGATGGAAATATCACCGGCATCGGGCTGAATCTCACCCGGGCTCAGATCGAGGGGGGCGTGCACGGCTATGAGACGCTTAATTCAGAAGAGCTGAAGGGTCTCGCAAAGACACTCAGATCTCAAGGTGGTTCAAATCAGGCGGTCAATACCTTGGAGTATCTTGCCGACCGCGGCATGTCGGCCAATGTGCAGTACAGCTATCCCGCCCATGGCGGCAAGATGGGGCAATTGGCGGTGACGAATGAGAAAACGGGAAAAACGATGGATTTCGCGCTGTCCCAGTCAGGATGGGAAGAGATCAGCAAGGCTCATAGCAGCAGCCTCAGCGGCTCAAGAAACATTTCAGAAGACATCGATAAAAGTACCGTCGATCATGGAGTCGGTATCGGCTCTGCCATGCAGATGGCGTTGAATCGGGACCCGGCGATCGCGAGATTCGTCTCGGATCACACGCTCGCCAAATATAAGCCTGAAACTTTCGACGCGAATGTGGCGGCGACTGCGAAAGATTTGGCGCGGGATGTGGGGGGATTTTTAAAGAGAAATGGAGCCAGTGTTGGTTATGCAGAAGGGTCGGCAGGTTTGCGCGTGTTTGGAATTGGAGGAGCCGCAGGTAGAAAATCAATCGAAGAAGAATCTAATAACTTGCTTGCAACGGAATATGACCAGAGGATCCGTCAATCTGTCGGAGAAGCCAAAGAGCAGGAACTTGGGAGAGATGACACGGAAAGATATGTGGCCGGAAAGGTCGGCGAATTCACACAGGGCCTCTATGATCAAGCCAGGACAGCTTCTTCGTTAGATTACGGAGCATCTGCACCGGGCGCTGGCGTTAGACGCGCAATCGAGAGTATCCCGTTTGATCCGAAGAGAATCGATGTGGACGAACTAAAAAATAGGCCGGATTAA
- a CDS encoding Uma2 family endonuclease, translated as MSPQAHKVKFTYEDYLLFPDDGKRHELIDGEHFMTPAPSTKHQKVSSNLHRIISYFVYEKNLGILFPAPTDVVLSDQDVVEPDLLFVSSARSSIITEKNIQGAPDLAVEIISENTRKTDEIIKRKLYERHGIPEYWIVDPELETVKVYRMTGQGYTRAAELSLESNNTLTTPLLPDLRIPLSEIFK; from the coding sequence ATGTCGCCCCAGGCTCATAAGGTTAAATTCACCTACGAGGACTACCTTCTCTTTCCGGATGACGGAAAGCGCCACGAGCTGATTGATGGAGAACATTTTATGACCCCGGCTCCTTCGACCAAGCACCAAAAAGTTTCCTCCAATTTGCACCGAATCATCAGCTATTTCGTGTATGAGAAGAACCTTGGCATCCTGTTTCCGGCTCCGACTGATGTTGTCCTCTCTGATCAGGATGTTGTGGAACCTGATCTTCTTTTCGTTTCATCTGCCCGGTCCTCCATCATTACGGAGAAGAACATCCAGGGGGCTCCGGACCTTGCAGTTGAGATCATCTCTGAAAACACCCGAAAAACCGATGAGATCATCAAACGTAAACTTTATGAACGGCACGGCATCCCCGAATATTGGATCGTGGACCCGGAGTTAGAGACCGTAAAGGTCTACCGCATGACTGGCCAGGGTTACACTCGTGCTGCCGAGTTGTCTTTGGAATCGAACAACACACTCACAACGCCTCTCCTGCCTGATCTGCGAATACCGCTCTCTGAAATATTCAAATAA
- a CDS encoding transglycosylase SLT domain-containing protein: protein MSVSLIITGLISDSAHAFCFEEAGAIYRVSPELLWAIAKVESSFNPSAMNRNANGSYDVGLMQINSAWANVLGEELWASLRNPCQNVKVGAWILAQCMQRYGYTWEAVGCYNATSPDKRAKYAWKVFLSLPNRK from the coding sequence GTGTCGGTTTCGCTTATTATCACCGGTTTGATTTCCGACAGTGCTCATGCCTTCTGTTTCGAGGAGGCCGGGGCGATCTATCGGGTCTCCCCGGAGCTGCTGTGGGCCATCGCCAAAGTGGAATCCTCCTTCAATCCTTCTGCCATGAATCGGAATGCGAACGGAAGCTACGATGTCGGCCTCATGCAGATCAACTCGGCATGGGCAAACGTCCTGGGGGAAGAACTGTGGGCTTCTTTGAGGAACCCCTGCCAGAATGTGAAAGTCGGAGCGTGGATTCTCGCGCAGTGTATGCAGCGATACGGGTATACCTGGGAAGCGGTCGGCTGCTACAACGCAACGAGCCCGGACAAACGGGCGAAGTACGCATGGAAGGTCTTCTTATCCCTTCCGAACAGAAAATAA
- a CDS encoding NfeD family protein yields the protein MDIELWQLWIVAAMGLFIAELLTPGFFTAAIGMGCLAAGLAHWMGWVIEVQITVLFTVTLLVFLMLRPLFLKYLDSKTRIKTNTEALIGKQGYVLEKIDPIAHSGRIIVGGEDWKGVSIDDAVIEPKTRVEVVRIDGTHLIVKQISKREDI from the coding sequence TTGGATATTGAACTCTGGCAACTCTGGATTGTGGCGGCGATGGGGCTCTTTATCGCAGAACTCTTAACCCCCGGCTTCTTTACCGCCGCCATTGGGATGGGGTGTCTGGCGGCCGGTTTGGCTCATTGGATGGGGTGGGTGATCGAAGTGCAGATTACGGTCCTTTTTACAGTGACCCTCCTCGTATTCCTGATGCTTCGGCCTCTGTTTTTAAAGTATCTGGACTCGAAAACCCGGATCAAGACCAATACCGAGGCTTTGATCGGGAAGCAGGGATATGTCCTGGAGAAAATCGATCCGATCGCTCATTCAGGCCGGATCATCGTCGGCGGGGAAGACTGGAAGGGAGTCTCGATCGATGACGCCGTCATTGAGCCCAAAACAAGAGTTGAAGTCGTCAGGATCGATGGGACCCATCTCATCGTAAAGCAAATCTCAAAGAGAGAGGACATCTGA
- a CDS encoding SPFH domain-containing protein — protein sequence MGILIIVILVAVFVVFFAAEGFKIVQQAETMVIERLGAYHRTLNKGVNIILPIVDKAREIEWRYIKTDVDGRTIIKKEKITRIDLRETVYDFPKQTGIITRDNVVIEINAILYFQITDPVKAVYEIANLPDAIEKLAQTTLRNIIGEMDLDQTLISRDTINSKLKAILDEVTEKWGVKVNRVELQDIHPPRDIIGAMEKQMRAERDRRAAILEAEGMKQARILESEGFKESEINRAEGEKRAKILMAEGEAEARIKVAEAEAAALKRIKEAITEDRGNPAQYLIAIRYIETLKGMVTGKDNKVVYMPYEASAVLSSLGGIREIIDGAGASKK from the coding sequence ATGGGGATATTGATTATCGTCATTCTAGTTGCGGTATTCGTCGTTTTCTTTGCAGCCGAGGGTTTCAAGATTGTGCAGCAGGCGGAGACGATGGTGATCGAAAGGCTCGGCGCCTATCATCGCACACTCAACAAAGGGGTAAACATCATATTGCCGATCGTCGACAAAGCCAGAGAGATCGAATGGAGATACATCAAAACGGATGTCGACGGCAGAACGATCATCAAGAAGGAGAAGATCACCCGGATCGATCTGCGGGAGACCGTTTATGATTTTCCGAAGCAAACCGGAATCATTACTCGCGATAATGTCGTCATAGAAATAAATGCAATCCTGTATTTTCAGATCACCGATCCGGTCAAGGCGGTCTATGAGATCGCGAATCTTCCGGATGCGATCGAGAAGCTTGCCCAGACGACACTGAGGAATATTATCGGAGAGATGGACCTGGATCAAACGCTGATCTCCCGGGATACGATCAACAGCAAGCTGAAAGCGATCCTCGATGAGGTCACGGAGAAATGGGGCGTGAAGGTCAACCGTGTTGAATTACAGGACATCCATCCGCCGCGGGATATTATCGGCGCGATGGAGAAGCAGATGCGGGCGGAGCGGGACCGGCGCGCGGCCATTCTGGAGGCGGAGGGGATGAAGCAGGCGAGAATCCTGGAATCGGAGGGGTTCAAAGAGTCCGAGATCAACCGAGCTGAGGGAGAAAAAAGGGCGAAGATTTTGATGGCGGAAGGGGAAGCCGAGGCCCGGATCAAGGTGGCGGAGGCGGAGGCCGCAGCTTTAAAGAGGATCAAAGAGGCGATCACGGAAGATCGGGGGAATCCTGCGCAATATCTTATTGCGATCCGATATATCGAGACGCTCAAGGGGATGGTGACCGGGAAGGATAACAAGGTTGTCTATATGCCGTATGAGGCGTCCGCAGTTTTAAGCTCTTTGGGCGGGATTCGAGAGATTATCGACGGGGCAGGCGCATCGAAGAAGTAG